The following coding sequences are from one Gossypium hirsutum isolate 1008001.06 chromosome A12, Gossypium_hirsutum_v2.1, whole genome shotgun sequence window:
- the LOC107931862 gene encoding serine/arginine-rich splicing factor SR45a, with amino-acid sequence MSYSREGRSVSPGRRRQPRSGRSRSRSRSRESQDASNPGNNLYVTGLSTRVTAGDLEKYFGNEGKVLECHLVTDPHTKESRGFAFVTMETVEGAERCIKYLNRSVLEGRLITVEKAKRSRGRTPTPGRYQGVRDRRGQGHRRSRSYSPRQNNRYYHSRGRRGRSRSRSPYGRRRDDRDLHRRRRERSLSGDGGGHRR; translated from the exons ATGTCATATTCAAGGGAAGGAAG GTCGGTTTCTCCGGGAAGAAGACGTCAGCCTAGGTCTGGTAGGAGTCGCTCCAGGTCTAG GAGCCGTGAATCTCAGGATGCATCCAATCCAGGAAATAACTTATATGTTACTGGGTTATCCACAAGAGTTACTGCCGGTGATCTCGAGAAGTATTTCGGCAATGAAGGAAAG GTTTTGGAGTGCCATCTAGTTACTGATCCACACACCAAAGAATCTCGTGGATTTGCTTTCGTGACCATGGAAACTGTTGAGGGTGCAGAGCGCTGCATCAAGTATCTGAATCGTTCAGTGCTTGAAGGCCGATTAATCACTGTGGAAAAG GCAAAAAGGTCCCGAGGAAGAACACCGACACCTGGGAGGTATCAAGGTGTGCGAGATAGAAGAG GACAAGGCCACAGACGGTCTCGTAGCTATTCACCTCGACAAAACAACAGATATTATCATTCAAGGGGTAGACGAGGGAGATCCCGTTCTCGTTCTCCATATGGTAGGAGAAGAGATGATCGTGACTTACATAGGAGGCGCAGAGAGCGCTCCTTGTCTGGTGATGGCGGTGGTCATCGTAGATGA